Proteins encoded by one window of Aspergillus puulaauensis MK2 DNA, chromosome 4, nearly complete sequence:
- a CDS encoding 5'/3'-nucleotidase SurE (COG:O;~EggNog:ENOG410PU75;~InterPro:IPR002828,IPR036523;~PFAM:PF01975;~go_function: GO:0016787 - hydrolase activity [Evidence IEA]): MHILLVNDDGPPSRRLSPYVRPLVEALQGAGHLVSVAIPAASRSWIGKAHLIEASLKATYVPPNAFRNDGTWDETYTTPTPSEGEGEAEAESEWVVITNGTPASCVQLGLFNLFTDRPPIDLVISGPNHGRNASTIYNLSSGTVGGALEAATCGKRGIAVSFGSKDEQPLDIIGAAARLAVRIVHHLYENWDDRVELYNLNIPMRIDVETRPVLYTRTLPYYWSRGYLYAEINADKAPPVLTNGVANGTHGPQNGETETDLKLTNGTGNGVVTNGTTPAKPTSTSTSQLKSRDFKWSAELTDMKKALQASEEGTDAHTVLNGSTSVTPLCANFWYVPGLEGPLHL; encoded by the exons ATGCATATattg CTCGTCAACGACGATGGCCCGCCATCGCGGCGATTGTCCCCTTATGTCCGGCCCCTTGTCGAGGCCCTCCAAGGAGCAGGCCATCTAGTATCCGTGGCCATTCCCGCAGCATCGCGCTCCTGGATCGGCAAGGCCCATCTTATTGAAGCCTCGCTTAAGGCAACATACGTACCCCCAAACGCCTTCCGCAACGACGGCACCTGGGACGAAACATACACCACCCCCACACCATcagaaggcgaaggcgaagccgaagccgaatCAGAATGGGTCGTCATCACAAACGGCACGCCGGCTAGCTGCGTCCAgctcggcctcttcaacctctttACAGACAGACCACCCATCGACCTCGTCATCTCAGGCCCCAACCACGGCCGCAACGCCTCAACCATCTATAACCTCTCGTCCGGCACCGTCGGCGGTGCCCTCGAGGCAGCCACCTGCGGGAAACGCGGAATCGCCGTCTCCTTCGGCAGCAAGGACGAGCAACCTTTGGACATCATCGGAGCGGCGGCGAGACTCGCCGTGCGCATCGTTCACCATCTCTACGAGAACTGGGATGACCGGGTTGAGTTGTATAACCTAAATATTCCCATGCGTATTGATGTGGAGACGAGACCGGTGCTCTATACTCGCACCTTGCCGTACTACTGGTCGCGTGGGTACCTGTACGCTGAAATCAACGCGGATAAGGCGCCGCCCGTCCTGACGAACGGCGTCGCGAACGGGACACACGGTCCTCAAAACggagaaacagaaacagaccTCAAACTCACTAATGGAACTGGAAATGGCGTCGTAACGAACGGAACTACCCCCGCAAAGCCCACCTCAACCTCGACCTCACAGCTCAAATCGCGCGACTTCAAATGGTCCGCGGAGCTCACAGATATGAAGAAAGCACTTCAAGCCAGCGAAGAAGGCACAGATGCGCATACTGTCTTGAACGGAAGCACCAG TGTCACACCTCTCTGCGCTAATTTCTGGTACGTCCCGGGGTTAGAGGGGCCATTGCATCTTTGA